ACGCTGAAAGCGTTGCCGAATATAGCCCAGGCCAGGCCGCCGCCCGAAGGGCCAGGCCTGCCCTGGGTTGCCCGCGCAGAACCATCATGCCCCAACGGGGCAGCCGAAATTGCGGCGGGGGGACCGGGCCGGCCTTGGGAAACGCGCGGTCCCAGTCGCTTTTCGTGTGCCCCCGCGCGGGCAAGCCCACGCGAAGAAAGGCGGCAGCAAGCTGCCGCACTCCAAGGCGCTGCGCGCTGTGCGGGCCCGGGGCTTCGGAGATGGGCGGCGGCCTCCGGGGTGTGGCCGGTGGGGATGGAATCGCCGACGAGCGGGGCGCGCGTTTGCGCGGAGAGCGTCGCGAAAAGGGGGGGAGTGCGCAGCCGCGCCCCGCTGCCGCATGGACAAATGGCCGGGACGCACCGCCGGGAGAAAATAAACCGCAACACAGGACAACTTTCGCGCCGGGGCGTCTTTCGCGGACGCCCCGGCGCACCGTTTCAGTCCTTCAGCGCCTCCACGAGCACGGGGTCGGGCCGTCCGCCGCGCCTGGGGATTTCCGCCGCCGCGGCGCGGGCGGCGTCGCGCTGCCCCGCGCGCAGCAGCACCACCGCCAGATCGTGCCAGGCGTCGAGACGGCCGGGGGCCAGCTCGGTGACGCGCCGGTAATGCGCGACGGCCTGCGCGGGCATGTCCTCCTGGGCGTAGTAGGCCCCCATGATGAATATCTTGTCCACGTCCCGGAAATTCACCGGCGGGGCGGCGGGCCACAGGCCCTGGTCATACGGCTTTGGGTCGTCGGGCCGGTTCTTCTTGTAGATGCGGTACTGCACATCCATGCTGGTTTCTATCCATCGGATGCGCTGCGCCTTTTCCGGGTCCGCCAGAAACGCCGCCACCGGGTGGTAGTTGATTCTGAGCCACGTTGGCATCTGGAACGAATACAGCACCTCGGCGTCCCGCAGGAACAGGTATTCCGGCTTCAGCTCCCGCAGCATGTTCTCCAGCGAGCGCCGCGCCTGCGGCGTCTTCCGGCTCCAGTCCACCACGGCGCGGCTGTCGAGACCCGGCCAGTCGTAGACGTTGCCCCGCGAGTAATACCCCATGTAGCCCAGGGGCTCGCCGCCCACCGCCTCGTCCGGCTGCATCCGGTCGCGCAGGTATTCCCCGGCCGCGCGCCGCACGGGGTTCTCAATGTCCCGCTGGATCTGCCGCTCCGTGAGAAAGGTGAGCGGGAGCACGGCCGCGAACAACCCCACCCACGCCGCCGCCACCGCCGTCTGTGTCCGCACGCGCCAGGGCGCGGCCAGACGCGACAGGGCGGCGTCCAGCCCCGCCGCCGCCAGCAGCGCCAGCGCGGCAAGATAGGGCATCTTGTACCAGGAGAAGGTGATCGGGACGAGGTAGACGTAGTAGAACGTGTACACCGCCGCGAATCCGGCCACGGGCCACAGAACGCGCCGGCGGCGGGTGGCGCAGAGCGCCGCCCCCGCGAGGGCAAAGGCGCCCATGACCAGCCCCACAGGACTCGCCTTGCCGAACGAGAAGAAGGCGTGGAACGACCCGCCGTGGCCGCAGAACGTGGGCCCCAGCATGATCAGCAGCTGCTCGCCCAGCACGGTCCAAGTCTGTTTCACGATGCCCGCCGCGCCCATCGCCCCCGGTGCGTCGTACCATTTCACATAGCCCAGGCCCTTCGCGAGGATCGTGTGGGGCACCGGCGACCCGTAATAGAGCGTGGTGAACGCGATCCAGGGCAGGTACAGCGCCAGCGCGACGGGGATGACCACGGTGAACAGCCGTTTCCGGTCGTGGAGGAGGCCGCAGACCCCCGGGATGATGGTCCAGAACGCGAAATCGGGCCGCGCCAGCATGCACAGCCCCAGGCTGATCCCCAGCGGCAGGGGCTTCCACGCGACGGTGTAGTAGAACGACATGACCAGGATCAGCGTGGCGATCTGGGTCTCCATGCCCGCCATGCCGAAGAGAATCTGGTGGTGCTCCACCGCCAGAAACCCCGCCACCATCAGGGTCAGGGGTGTGGACAGGCGCACCGCCGGGTGGATGCCCAGTGCGACGGCGTACACCACCGTCAGCGCCGCGGCGGGGATGGAGACCAGCTTGATGAACTCCAGGCCCAGCCCGATCCGGATCATGTCCGCCACCAGCGGCACCAGCACGCTGAGCGGGCTCGTGAACCCGTGGAGCGGTGGCTCGCCCGGCCGCACATGGGTCAGCCCCAGCCCCGCCGCGAAATTCTCCGAATGCAGGCAGGTGATCAGGGAGTCTTCCCAGTACCGGTTCGTGACTGCCCAGAACACGATCCGCAGGAGCATTGCCAGCGCCGCCAGCGCCAGCCCGGCCCGGACAGCAGCCCGGTTCTCCGGCGCGTCAAAGCCGTCCAGCGAAAGCCCCCGGCCCAGAAGATGTGCAAAGCGATCCATAAGCGTCCCGCCATGTCCCAGTTTCCCGGCCATGATGCACACACGGCGCGCATCCCTGCAAGGTTTGACCCCCGTGTTGCAGGGAAGAAGGTGTCCGCAGATCGCGCAGATGGGGAGGGCGGGACGCGGTTGGGCGGGTAGGGGCGGATCATCATCCCCCCTCTTCGGGGCCGGAGGGCGCGGGCGGACCGGTTGACTTTTCCTGCATACTGTGATAGTCTGCCCTTGGAAAGGTCGGGCTGCGGACGGAGTGTCCGTGATCCCGGCACAAGTGGGGACATTGCGGTGGGCACGACAATGAACACGAACGCCCTGCGGCGGGAGGTGTCGGGTCAGGGCGGGTTTCGTTTTGACAATGTGTCGGTCCATGCGCGGTTGCTGGATGCGGCGAAGAGCACGACCTATGCCTACAACACGTCGAACCAGCTCACGTCGAGCGTGACGAACAGCGTCACCACCACCTACACCTATGACGCCTGGGGGCGGCTGGCCACGCGGGGGCAGGGGAGTTATGCCGCGTCGTATGCCTACCGCTACGGCGGGCGGTCGTTTATCCGTCTCGTTCCCAAGTTGCACTTGGGAATGCCCCTGGGGGCAAAGCTGCGCTTTGCGTTCCCACCCCCTTCCCCGGCCCGTGCCCCGCGCCGCAGCAATCGCGAAGCAGAGCTTCGCGGACAAGCCCATTCCCAAGTACAACTTGGGAACGAGGGCAAAGACTGCTATGAACACTGCGCGGACGATTATTTAGAAGCATTGGCGAGATGTCGTAGAAACAAATGGTGTATTGCAAGGGCGTACGCCACCCTAAGGTTCTGTTACATACGCTGTCTTATAGGGATGTAGAAAAAATGAAGAAAAGAATATTGGTAACAACAACGCTTCTCTTGCTTGCCTATGGTTGCACCCAAACCTTTAGTCCAGAAGAGGAGAAGCAAATGCAAGTAGTGAAAAGTCTTGGGCGTCATTTGCAGTGCATTCCTCCTAGAACTAGGACAAGCTACTCCGTTGAACCCATGTCTGACGGATATGCCGTATTGGTTGAGCCTGAGGTAACCTCCGGCACTCCCATTGTGTATGCTTATTGGGTCAAGGGGGAGGAGGTTTATACAGTAAATGAAGAAGCCGCCAAGTGCTCTCCCGGATTGCCTGTGGCACCCAAAGAAATTACTTATGAGTCCGTATACAAAACCATTCAAGAGGCAAAGGAGCATTGGTGAAG
Above is a window of Candidatus Hydrogenedentota bacterium DNA encoding:
- a CDS encoding tetratricopeptide repeat protein → MDRFAHLLGRGLSLDGFDAPENRAAVRAGLALAALAMLLRIVFWAVTNRYWEDSLITCLHSENFAAGLGLTHVRPGEPPLHGFTSPLSVLVPLVADMIRIGLGLEFIKLVSIPAAALTVVYAVALGIHPAVRLSTPLTLMVAGFLAVEHHQILFGMAGMETQIATLILVMSFYYTVAWKPLPLGISLGLCMLARPDFAFWTIIPGVCGLLHDRKRLFTVVIPVALALYLPWIAFTTLYYGSPVPHTILAKGLGYVKWYDAPGAMGAAGIVKQTWTVLGEQLLIMLGPTFCGHGGSFHAFFSFGKASPVGLVMGAFALAGAALCATRRRRVLWPVAGFAAVYTFYYVYLVPITFSWYKMPYLAALALLAAAGLDAALSRLAAPWRVRTQTAVAAAWVGLFAAVLPLTFLTERQIQRDIENPVRRAAGEYLRDRMQPDEAVGGEPLGYMGYYSRGNVYDWPGLDSRAVVDWSRKTPQARRSLENMLRELKPEYLFLRDAEVLYSFQMPTWLRINYHPVAAFLADPEKAQRIRWIETSMDVQYRIYKKNRPDDPKPYDQGLWPAAPPVNFRDVDKIFIMGAYYAQEDMPAQAVAHYRRVTELAPGRLDAWHDLAVVLLRAGQRDAARAAAAEIPRRGGRPDPVLVEALKD
- a CDS encoding RHS repeat protein, with product MNTNALRREVSGQGGFRFDNVSVHARLLDAAKSTTYAYNTSNQLTSSVTNSVTTTYTYDAWGRLATRGQGSYAASYAYRYGGRSFIRLVPKLHLGMPLGAKLRFAFPPPSPARAPRRSNREAELRGQAHSQVQLGNEGKDCYEHCADDYLEALARCRRNKWCIARAYATLRFCYIRCLIGM